The proteins below come from a single Metarhizium brunneum chromosome 1, complete sequence genomic window:
- the TOF1 gene encoding Topoisomerase 1-associated factor 1 → MEPLESAADVVHPEVRAHISSLVSALGGTSAEDDGNYQLGDDALEVLRDLKRWIRFYDEKTNRMDVARCIYEANLIEGDLLPILRTWPENAMDNKFRSRIALACFELMVPLTWPIDWDKERMTVNHHRHLPVLELAQVQYKRAIINFDGARILHAAVRAALPAMALPIGDRTARDQGVIKLVLFFLRNMASITPPPNDKYEGDESQVSRSAIIDAFSYQDIFHVLLMLSSNMGEDFRTEDTTVMEIIYHLVKRVDPEKLFMNEQQLNKAKATELSALMSKESAMLQSHNRKGATRHNRFGTMIWVKRDDGKMSSLSGQDALADAAVRNQKMDEIKKFKPPRRARKDNQNERDLGPPVKLNARANDQLRKFVDEFLDSGFNPLFQHIRKTIDREAPHLLQHHRRQFFYLVAWFLEAERVRRKVKKPNRKESADISGFQLVAGVLNQEMFITLSRALQESYDMKDWTELTAVMRCFTQILLTVQEMAESANEDDEQIAENVLSRLFYEESAHDAIANIIKTYKDQGFDYLDASTELVHNFLRILEAYSKQNVDMQVRSRKRTRRKKKQAAKEGGDEEEAVLDDSADDEEAAERTSKERKFDFHKYSTRFAPQGVVDTFIRFTKYYRDLTDTQLKRAHRYFYRLAFKQDMSVMLFRVDIIHLLYNMIKGPNALEKSSSMFRDWEELVKQILRKCTKKIQERPELIIEMLFSKLQGTAFFLEYGHERQTTSKSQRKPAAELEFKHTEERDEQVAIAVGALLDKNGSEHISWVRQVLSDAESERRAWTAAADAKRDAEAVFGDDPAITDTEPKTPPVFSVKPDGAERRTAMFKNAHLRLLMKLSGMQLMGPASEETPESLWIIPETISADQLKDTIHFINQAEFSPPTFEDGFLAEHQLKRKAAPKKKAAFDDEEDADDDGFLDDETLFPAGGPTSRKLADEKKKPKKTRRRRKANNTVELDDSVVEEKVRKRREKELEKARKIKSALYVRDGDDEFDSDEDEAFFAREREIATRAKKAAESAREPTLLPKKRKSTAVSDVSDEDEEEDEQDDLNLARRILSSQEGGESDTDDTPVDLSDGEARKRRRVSVEERDGDNDADMDVDIITKMAEMQDDDGEETTQVVVTRRPRVRGGFIMDSDDDE, encoded by the exons ATGGAGCCGCTGGAGAGTGCGGCGGACGTTGTCCATCCTGAAGTTCGAGCCCATATTAGCAGCCTTGTGTCGGCG CTCGGTGGCACGAGTGCAGAAGACGATGGCAACTATCAGCTCGGTGACGATGCGCTCGAAGTTTTGCGCGATCTAAAGCGCTGGATTCGATTCTACGACGAGAAAACCAACCGAATGGATGTCGCACGGTGTATTTACGAAGCGAACCTCATCGAGGGAGACCTGCTCCCAATTCTAAGGACGTGGCCTGAGAACGCAATGGACAACAAATTTCGGTCAAGAATCGCGCTGGCTTGCTTCGAACTAATGGTTCCATTGACTTGGCCAATAGATTGGGATAAGGAGCGCATGACGGTAAACCATCACAGGCATCTGCCCGTCTTGGAGCTTGCGCAGGTCCAGTACAAGAGGGCAATCATCAACTTTGACGGTGCCCGTATCTTACATGCTGCTGTCAGAGCAGCactgccggccatggcgcttCCCATTGGCGACCGAACAGCAAGGGATCAGGGCGTCATCAAGCTTGTTCTGTTCTTCCTGCGGAACATGGCCTCGATTACGCCGCCTCCCAACGACAAATACGAAGGCGACGAATCCCAAGTCTCTCGGTCGGCTATCATTGATGCCTTCTCCTACCAAGACATTTTCCATGTACTGCTCATGCTCTCATCGAATATGGGCGAGGACTTCCGGACCGAAGACACGACTGTTATGGAAATCATTTACCATCTAGTCAAGCGTGTTGATCCCGAAAAGCTTTTTATGAATGAGCAGCAGCtgaacaaggccaaagctACCGAGTTATCGGCCTTGATGAGTAAAGAATCAGCCATGCTACAGTCGCATAACCGTAAAGGAGCCACCCGCCACAATCGATTTGGAACCATGATCTGGGTTAAACGAGATGATGGTAAAATGTCATCCTTATCAGGACAAGATGCGCTGGCTGATGCCGCGGTCCGCAACCAGAAAATGGACGAAATCAAGAAGTTCAAGCCTCCACGGCGGGCGCGAAAAGACAACCAAAATGAGAGGGATCTCGGCCCTCCTGTCAAGCTCAACGCTCGTGCCAACGACCAGCTGCGCAAATTTGTTGATGAGTTTCTCGATTCTGGCTTCAATCCGTTATTCCAACACATTCGCAAGACCATTGATCGAGAAGCGCCGCACTTGCTTCAGCATCACCGCCGGCAATTCTTTTACCTGGTTGCTTGGTTTCTGGAAGCAGAGCGGGTTCGTCGAAAGGTCAAAAAGCCCAACAGGAAGGAGTCTGCAGACATTAGCGGCTTTCAATTGGTTGCTGGTGTGCTGAATCAGGAAATGTTCATCACGTTGAGTCGGGCATTACAGGAGAGCTACGACATGAAGGATTGGACAGAATTGACCGCGGTTATGCGATGCTTTACCCAGATTCTGTTAACAGTTCAGGAGATGGCGGAGTCGGCcaacgaggatgatgagcaaATTGCAGAAAACGTGTTGAGCCGACTCTTTTACGAAGAGTCGGCACATGATGCTATTGCCAATATCATTAAGACGTATAAGGACCAGGGATTTGACTATCTAGATGCCTCTACAGAACTTGTTCACAACTTTTTACGAATCCTAGAGGCGTATTCGAAGCAGAATGTGGACATGCAAGTCCGTTCAAGGAAGCGGACACgcaggaagaagaaacaggcggcaaaggaaggcggcgatgaagaggaAGCGGTTTTGGATGATtcagccgacgacgaggaagcagCTGAGCGCACATCCAAGGAACGCAAGTTTGATTTTCACAAATATTCGACTCGATTTGCACCTCAAGGCGTCGTCGACACCTTTATCCGGTTCACAAAGTACTACCGAGACTTGACAGACACGCAATTGAAGCGTGCTCATCGGTACTTTTACCGTCTGGCCTTCAAGCAAGATATGAGCGTCATGCTCTTCCGTGTTGACATTATTCATCTGTTGTACAATATGATCAAGGGACCCAATGCGCTGGAAAAATCATCCAGCATGTTCAGGGACTGGGAGGAGCTTGTGAAGCAGATTCTGCGTAAATGTACCAAAAAGATACAAGAACGACCGGAACTGATCATCGAGATGCTCTTCAGCAAGCTTCAGGGCACCGCATTCTTCCTGGAGTACGGACATGAGAGACAAACCACAAGCAAGAGCCAACGGAAACCCGCGGCCGAACTGGAGTTCAAGCACACGGAAGAGCGGGACGAGCAAGTTGCCATTGCAGTAGGTGCACTGTTGGACAAGAACGGCAGCGAACATATCAGCTGGGTAAGACAGGTGTTGTCAGACGCTGAGTCTGAACGTCGGGCATGGACTGCCGCCGCGGATGCTAAACGCGACGCTGAGGCCGTGTTTGGAGACGACCCTGCCATCACAGACACAGAGCCAAAGACGCCTCCTGTATTCT CCGTCAAGCCAGACGGCGCCGAACGCCGAACAGCCATGTTCAAGAACGCACACCTCCGTCTTCTCATGAAGCTCTCCGGCATGCAACTTATGGGCCCAGCATCTGAAGAAACCCCAGAGAGCCTATGGATCATCCCCGAAACCATATCCGCAGACCAGCTCAAAGACACCATCCACTTCATCAATCAAGCAGAGTTCAGCCCGCCCACCTTTGAAGACGGCTTCCTGGCAGAACACCAACTGAAGCGCAAGGCAGCACCCAAAAAGAAGGCCGCGTTTGATGACGAagaggatgccgacgacgacggcttccTCGATGACGAGACGCTCTTCCCCGCCGGGGGGCCAACGTCCCGCAAACTCGCCGacgaaaagaagaagcccaagaagacGCGGAGACGCCGCAAGGCGAACAATACGGTGGAACTGGACGACTCTGTTGTCGAGGAAAAGGTTCGCAAGCGCCGGGAGAAGGAGCTTGAAAAAGCGCGCAAAATCAAATCAGCATTGTATGTGCgtgacggcgacgatgagTTTGACtcggacgaggatgaggcatTCTTTGCACGGGAGCGCGAGATTGCGACCCGtgcgaagaaggcggctgAGTCGGCGCGCGAGCCCACTTTACTGCCCAAGAAGAGAAAGTCAACGGCGGTATCGGACGTCagtgacgaagacgaggaggaggatgagcAGGACGATTTGAATCTTGCGAGGAGGATACTGAGTAGTCAGGAGGGCGGGGAAAGCGATACGGATGATACGCCTGTCGATTTGAGTGACGgggaggcgaggaagagaaggagagTCAGTGTAGAGGAACGGGATGGCGATAACGACGCCGACATGGATGTTGATATAATTACCAAGATGGCGGAAATGCaggatgacgatggagaGGAGACAACGCAAGTTGTGGTCACCAGGAGACCCAGGGTACGCGGTGGATTTATCATGGAcagtgacgatgatgagTAG